The Bacteroidales bacterium sequence AATTTTCGTATCCGTAATTTTTGCATAAATTTGAGTGGTTTTGATATTCGTGTGTCCAAGCATTTTTGATACGCTTTCAATTGATACTCCTTTCGTAAGAATCAGAGTAGCAAACGAATGTCGAGCTAAATGGTACGTTAATTTCTTATTGATTCCACACAAATCTGCAATTTCTTTCAAGTAAGCATTCATCTTTTGATTACTCAAAATAGGAAGAAGCAAACCATTAGGAAGATTACCTTTGTATTTTTCAATAATTATCTTGGGAATATCCAACAATGGAACACGATATGTTACATTCGTCTTTATTCTTTTACCGATAATCCATAGGTTATCGTCAAACGATTTACAAATATTATCAGTTGTTAAGCTTTTCACATCAATATACGCCAAGCCGGTAAAAGCCGAAAAAAGAAAAACATCGCGAACTTGTTCCAATCGTTTGATAGAGAAATGTTTATTCATGATAATTTCTAATTCGTTTTCTGTAAGATAGCCGCGGTCTGTTTTTTCAAAACTAAATTTGTAATTTACAAAAGGATCAACATGAAGTTTTCCGTTGTTTTTGGCAATTAAAACAACGGTGCGTAAATGTTGAATGATTTTCACAGCGGTATTATGTCCACAGCCATAATTCGTCTTCAAAAATATTTCAAAATTAGATATAAAGGAATAGTTGATTTCTTTTATACTGATGTCGGAAATCTTATACTTTTCTTGCATATACTGTTGAAGCCTATTATGAGTTCTCTCAAATCGTTTTACTTGATTTGTTCCAATGAGATTGTTTTCACATTTTGACTTCATCATCTTGATGTGATTTTGAAATAAATCTAACAAGGTATCATTGTTTAATTGTTGCCCTAAAAAGGCATTTCGGATTTTCTCGGCTGTAACGACAGATTCTCGTTCGGAAATTTCCCGATAATGATTATATATCTTCGCTTTACAGTTATCTAAGA is a genomic window containing:
- a CDS encoding site-specific integrase — translated: MRSTYKVLFYIKGNAIKSNGKAPIMARITLDGKVSQFSLKCEVNPADWNPNAGKAIGKTAQIQQLNVFLDNCKAKIYNHYREISERESVVTAEKIRNAFLGQQLNNDTLLDLFQNHIKMMKSKCENNLIGTNQVKRFERTHNRLQQYMQEKYKISDISIKEINYSFISNFEIFLKTNYGCGHNTAVKIIQHLRTVVLIAKNNGKLHVDPFVNYKFSFEKTDRGYLTENELEIIMNKHFSIKRLEQVRDVFLFSAFTGLAYIDVKSLTTDNICKSFDDNLWIIGKRIKTNVTYRVPLLDIPKIIIEKYKGNLPNGLLLPILSNQKMNAYLKEIADLCGINKKLTYHLARHSFATLILTKGVSIESVSKMLGHTNIKTTQIYAKITDTKISDDMAMLAGKLKGIETKLVINQ